The genomic stretch GACTCGTACCAGGTGCTGAGGATGACCAAAATCCAAATCGTGGTGCAGACTCCCCTGAAACAAGTCGAGACTGAATAATGATAAACGGTAAAATTAAGTATTCCAACACCTCATTCACGATTCTTCTTGTCAACTATTATTATGATGGAAAAGTGTTCCTATTTATGTAAGTCTAATCAGGaaagttgaataaaaatgatgatattcaatgaaaatgaatttaaataaactatacgagagaattaataagtaataataaatataaaaacacatacgtACAATCAGAGATAAAATGTCTTAATCTTTTTACAGAAACTTTGGAGGATGTGTTCTTTTTGAGACATGTGGGGAGGAAATTGAACTATATCAGGCCAAAGTACGAGAGACTTCTCCACCCAATCTTCCTTGACCACTTTGGAAAACTGAAGCTCCCGATCATGGCAAGGTGCTTTACTAAGCTTACGATTTATTCAGCTAGTAAATATCCTTATATATGGCTTTCATAGCTAGCATATTTATGGCCTATATGTTACTAGACACCTGACAAAATCGTTTAAACGTTGATATGGACGATTATAGCGCAGTTATTAAGTTTTGTATTCGTTCAGTTGTCACCTTTTTGAGATGCTACAGCCCTATCTAGGATAGCAGGAAAAATTCTGATAACACCCGTGAATATATGAGCGGCAGGTCCGCTGTCTCTGGTAATATTGAAAGGCCCTTGAGCTTACCTAAAGCACGCTGGATAGAGTGCGTGACATAGTGAAAGTGGAGTTTTGCTATCCAAAATATCTACATAGAGTTTTGACCTTTTTACAGACTGGTCAAATTTACTCTTCCCACCATCACGCACTGTCGTTAAGGGCCTCTTACGAAAGACCCTTACTAGCTGTGTATAGAACTATGGCACTGTACCAATCCAGGTCCAGTCCATTGATAACCGACCTTTTGGTCAAACTTCCCTCCAGGTCTGAATTCCAACTGATCAATATTTTACTACaccgtaattattttttttaaatatataaaatattatacaaaaattaaaaataagtgaaCTTAtcttgtttatgtttaaaataaatattacatatacattttgaaaattatctttttatttttaatttagaaactaATACTAACGTAAAGCACACTTTTCACATCCCAACGATTGTGAAAATAACGGTCATgtatatattcaaacaaattttagcTTTAACTATAATACATAATATCCTTATTAGTTTACCTTTCCACTTATTATTTGTTAAGTATATTTCGCCgtatatctttttaataaacgtaatttgattATCCTGAAAGACTGTTGGTACATACTTTGTAAGTAATCTCCTGCACACCAGAACCATGTgacctataaattattttaacggATTTCAATGATGCCATAACGGATACGTGTGTCAAGACTTTACCTTTTTAGTGATGTCGGGAAATTgggaattagtgatgagtgatacccccccccccccccacccccccccccccccacccccccccccccccacccccccccccccccacccccccccccccccacccccccccccccccaccaactgTCCTTGACCTATTAATCCCAAAATCTATAGAGTTTTTTGGGCCGAGAGAAACCTATACTCCATGAGTCTCttgtaactaaaatatttcattcgGTTTACACGCATGCGTTTAAGTAATGCAATTGGTTTTGGTTGGGTTAATtgggttaatattttttttttaatatctgagTTATTTCTCTTTAAGGTAACTTACCcgaagaagaaaaatatacactACAGTTTTATGATTTCGCAAGGTTTCATTACAATCTTAAGAAGAAGCTTTGGGTGATTTTTTAATCTTGccacagaaaaatataatatgatattttagatTATTGCATGTAcgtagaaaatgttattttaaaaaaactgcatattttatactacatattaaagtacatatttataaaacattattaaggATTACCTTTTAGCGGGGCCAAAGCCACCGCAGCTAAGATGGTGAACTTCTTCACATGGAAAGATTCACACAAAGTGGCCTTAGAGAACCCTACTGACAATATATTTAAGAAGTCGACACGTCCAACATGTGCTCTGGTTGAAAGAGATGACGATGTcagaatacaaaatgtattaaacttcCTTCTTGTTGTAATGTAAGGAGTTCCACAAGGCAAGTTTTTGTCatcaattttgttgaaaaaaatcgttatttttatttataaaattattcctagactcaaaataacattttcaaagtcATATCATTGTAAACAATAGTGTAATTCAGCACGGTTTTTGAACACTAAACGTTAATTTTGAcagtcttttgaataaattgaaccaaaatatttcaatcaactgtCACGATACCACGAACTCTTTGGAAACCGTTGTATTCAAATTAAAGATTGAAAACATGGCTGTTTTCAGTTTAGAGTTTTAAGTggtgttttattataacaaagcaagaaaagaataatttaaattattaatttattttgatatacgagtatttattttatgtagctTTTTCTTTGGCattttatatttgagtaaaaaGATGGCTTAGTAGGCCGAGTACATGAGCACAAAGTAAGTGGCTGGAATTTGATATGGTTTGTGTTTTACCGCATTGTAcgaatttataacattaaataatatatgtcaGCCTAAATTACAAGTTGCTACCATGTTTTCTGCTGACATTGTGTAATaagcatattaattttataatttcggTAGTGATAAAGATCAGTCAAATTCCATGTGTCCTGACACATAGTGATAGTCATAAAAATTAGCATTTTCCTTGTGTAAAGAGAACACAAGAAAAACACGCAACGTTTCTAGATTAGCCAATGACCGTTatcaaataaataagaatatcaaCAAACAGCCGCCGATTTTCTGATCAATTTTCGAAAGAAGTTCAAAGCGAGCCTTGCTCTTTCCTGTGTTACCTACAACTTACTAGACTCATGAGTACGACGCCTAGGATTGTGTGTTTATCCTCTTCCAATAATTTTACGAGGTGTTCATTGTTCGCAGAGTGACACCCACCCTGGCAATCGTGGTCTTGTCCCTCTCCACCATCGGTACCCACTTATCTGGTGGGCCTATGTATAACAAGTATACATACTTTATTGACAGGCTGTGTAGTTACACCTGGTGGGCTCACCTCCTTCACATCAGCAATTGCGTAGGCTTTCCTCTCTTGGTAAGTTTTGTTGTTGAGTGAAACCAGACATAAGGGTCAAAAGCTGGACTTTAAATTGACCAATAGTTTAAAAACGACTTGCAACTAATCATTGAAGTTTTATTACACCTAGTTACTGCGCTATGAAAGAGTTATACATTTTCTGGTAGTAGCCGTAGCCTACATATGACTTTAAGGGTAtctctaaatttatattcttcattGTGATGCTCATCATATAGAGAAATATCTGCACTAGTTTATAGAAGTTCAAAGCGTGCCTTGCTCTTTCCTGTGTTACCTACAATTTATTATGTTACCTACATAATAGTTTATCTGTATAGCACACTTTTCATATAAACCCAACTTTATACCAACTTGCCAACTGCTACCGACACTTCTACCTCTGTGCCTGCTGCCCCTCAAATTGATCCGAATGTGTTATCAACCTTAATCCCAAAGCTGAAAAATCCACATCAACATTACATATTCCAATAGTCACCAGAGGAGATCTTACCAATTCCTAGCAGCAAGGTCCAACACTTATAAAAGAAAAGAGGATAACGGAAAAACTGCTGTTTTGACGAATTTACCGTACAAAAATGAACTTATTGgagaaatcattattaaaaaattaaaatataaaaataatggagAAAAAAATAATGGAGATGGCTAAAAAATGAGTGACAGGATTTGTTCAAGAAAGCCCCAATGATTatgatttatgattttttatggggtaaaatgtcataaaaataaacaaacagagataATGGAAACTGTTGCTactaaaaagaacaaaaaatactaaaggCCTAAAAAGAAACCATTCCCATTCCTCATCATTGGAAGAACCAGATGCTTTATGTATTATTGTGGGTATTTGTATTCACAGTCTAGCGAGGGATGGATCCAGTATTGGAAATTCAACAAATGGGCTCACTGTTCATGTGCTGGTAAGGATTATGAGGATCCCGAGAATGTACATCTCTGTGCTCTCTGTTTAGCATATACTGCCCCATCATTCTTGCCCCATGGTTGATTTTGTTCTTTATTaaacttatggatgtccaggagtggcacaaaaataaccacaaatgtcgagattctggggcgcaaggatAATTCgaaaggtctagtctactgcgaaaaatgactgttggagttggtagggtttgttccctaagagccaaaggttcttgccagcctagatataagggtgtgccaccccttgccTGCTTTCAATGGAGAGGTTGggtcagagctggcttctccttcttccgaggggacatgacttgagattagtgtcctaaaCTTTTCCTCATTAATCTCGACAGTCTCGATTTTGTacgataatattatataattattgtaataattgtatatatcaaCTTTAACACATTGGCACCACTTTATTTCAGATCCTATATTTGTTATATCCAGGTCAATTGGGTAATAATGGCttattaaattcttcaattttacaataaatgtgaTAATATATATGAACCCTACTGACATAAATAATGCatgagaataaaatttagacccttGGATCTAACGTTTTTATGATTGAACTTATATAGCGTATGCAATACGTGCTATTCTTAACAGTAACTGGTTGAGTTTAGAAACGACAAGTCACACGCTTCACCCCATACTTTGCTGTAAAGCTCGGTATTATTAACCTTACTTCCGTGTAATATCACTAACTCATGTTAACAATCTCTGTCCTCATATAAGTGCACTGAATAATAATCGACTTTACAGTGCTCCGGTCCATCCTGGTATCTAGCGGCAGACTTCCAGATGTTTGTGTTGTCACCCCTGCTGCTGCTACCACTCTTTCACCAACCTAAGTTGGGGCTGCTGCTGCTAGCAGGCGTGTACTTGGTCTCTACCGTCGTTAAGACTGCTGACGCCATCATCAAACAAATACACCCTGACGTATTCCTGAGCGAGTGGGTTCTATAAGCAAACAGTACAAAATAATCAGTACAAGTGTAAAACATCGTAAATAAATTAGTGGACATTACTGTGTTTGACAATGTTATAACGAATCAGCTGGTATAAATTTGTTAGGGAATTGAAAATAACCGTCTAATCAACTAAACAAAATCTAtcttaaaatggtttatatttattatttaaaacaaaaactgataatattctttataaataaaaaataaactcttctTTTTTGTTTGAAGGCCCTTATTGATtatggatggtttgaaaggataatataatTTCGAAAATTTGCGTATAACTTATAAAATCGtttaacgatgacaaatgtctgaagtcctattaaatttcatacatttttctattttccTCAGAAAGTTTGCTGagaattttgattttaacttaaagAGTTTAGTTGCTTCCTAAAAATCCCATTTTCAGATAGATgtcaacataaaaaattatttaaatagcctaaattaatatatcttaataatttttattgtataaaaacataaatcaacCTACAACTTCACGATACAAAATGTTTCGTGGAATACAGGCTATGCATAACCGATAAATAACCCATTCATTATCTAGATGTTTGCTTTCTCCTAGTCGTTTCAAGTTATTTTTGCTCTAGTTTTTAGTACTCTTTATTGTTTCATGGACAGAGGACCTCGAGGTGACCGGAGATTATCAACCGCCCACATGAATACTATCTACAGAGCGGCAACCTTCGCTATAGGACTAGCTGTTGGCTATCTGATCCTGGAGGTCAGAAGCGGAAAGATGAAAGTCAACTTATCGAAGGTAAGCTACAGTGTTATTTTCGAATATCGTGATCGTTTTGGTCATATTTGTCACAATAATTTACCGTTGACTGTATAGTTTCGCTTCACTTAAAACAAGATTCTGATTACTcactttttggaaatattttgtttctacaatacACTTTCTCACCTTTTGTTGGCTATTGGTTGCTTTTAAAGCGAATTTATTCACCAGtggcatatttaatttattaaaatacattttttacggAGTAGCTGTCTTTATCCACTCGTAAACCTTTATTAATCTACTAGGAAATCGAACCCACGACCTCTCTGTAAGAGAACATCAGCTTATTCCTTCGCTACTCTGAAGGTCAAAACAGGTACATTAGTTGCTAATATTTTTAGTCGTCTTGTCTGCAACGAAACTTAACTACCCAGTGCCATCTGCTCGAGGAGAGACTCGATTTTGAATGACTAGAATTACAGGTTAAATACTGCATTCACATTACTCACTGTTACTAAACTTGAATAAATAACTGACATGACTGGTCTGCGTGGGATTCTACCCTTGGACGTGATGGTGTCTTGCCACTGTGTTGAGAGATGATACTCATGACTGTCATCTAATTTATCCGTTGCACGCAGCgtttaaatattactaacacAATTAAAGTCATGAAATATATCACCCATACTGTGGAGGGCCGTACttagtcaaaatatatttaacagaaaGTTATAGAATAATCAAAGCGTATGTATGTGTAAAGGTGCGTGGGAGTAGGGGCGTACTTATCTATGGAAGAGTTCTGAACCTCgagtttcccccccccccccccccatctcTTGTTGCTCCAGACATTTGGAAACTTCTATTCTCTAGAAGAACTTTAACTACGGGGAACTTTTACTACAGGGAACTCCAAACTCCTTTGAGCTTTTTGGCTCTGAATCATTATCTTTAACTATGCGAAGCACTTAGATTAACTATAGAAACTTTCTCTTAGGACTCTGTCAATCCCAAACTTTGGAGAGCTCACGGCCTCTGGCTGCTCTTTGTTTTTAATAGCTTTTAACCTCTAGAAGGTTTCGGTCTTTAGTATTTACCGGGTTTTGGGAATCCCTAGGCAACGAGAGCTTTCGCATTCTACAATTTACCAGACCTGCAGTTTTTATTCTCTGAAAACTCCCGACCTTTAGGAAAATCTTGGCTTCTGTATGATTCCGACTTTTGTCAAAACTTGGATGTTTGTAGTAACTGGAAAACTTAAGACTCCAGAAGTTACTAGACTCTAAGAGCTGATAGCTTTTCGAAGCAGCCTTACTTAAACCTCCATCCTTCTTAAAAAATCCTTCACTTGTGTATAGTTCTCAAACAAACATCAAttgtaacttttaactttcttGAGGTTTTGATTCTTCTCAAGGATTCCTTTTTACGTTGAGAGGTGATATTTTGAATTGCAGAATGTCTTGGAATGTTTAATTCACTCTTTTCAAATCTTATTTTCGGTTCTTAGACATTTGTTTTGGGTGTTTTTAGGTTTTATCGACTgccaacaataaataaatcaataaatcagTAAGACTTTGGGGACTATACTTTAATTTTGAGTTTTCGCTGTTGCATTTTTGGAGTGGTTAACTTCGTAGTGTGGGTATTGTTTCTGTCATATTCATCTGCATGTTGTTGTTGTACAGAATTTCCCCGAATATTTATCAACTGTTCAGGCATTATTCCTGGAACAAAGGCAAATCAAAACATCATAATCTACCTTGTAAAAAATCATGAATTACCCAAACCAgccaccattttatttttttcactaaaacaattattgatttaaaaacggtttgttgtaataagtttaaactttttatacacattacatTTAGTAGTCTTTAAAAAGAGGTATGTCTAAGAACTGCTTTAATCCTCTAGAAATAGTAGgctatcaatattttcttgagtAAAGgataaatattccaatttttgataacgaaattagtttcattttaactTCTTGTTCATATGATATGctatgttcaaaatgttttatccaCTCATAGATATGTAGAAAAAAGATCAATTTAGGTCAATTTAGGGTGAAGTACAAGTAAAAATCGTATTCAAAACCAGGATAGGGAAAGATTTGATAGAACCAGGTTTCAGCTTATTATCAAATTGAatgcaaagtttaaattaatgttttgtaactcATCTTTTTTGCAGCCCGTTGTCTGGCTGTGCTGGCTATTGTCTCTCTCATTCCTGGTGACCACTCTCTGGTTCTCTACTCTGTTCATAAGACCGAGTTATGAGGACACTCCTTGGCTCTCGGCTGTGTACCTGGGGCTGATACAGCGACTCTGGGTCCTGGGGGCTGCTTGGATAGTCCTGGCCTGTACCATGGGATACGGAGGTCAGCAGTGaaaagtgtataatttaaaattagcttgAAAATTATGATTGgatatgtaaataaagttttgtctTATAATAGAGTGATTGGCAGTACAAAAAAGACATGATTCTGAGATCTCTAGTTGTGATCGGGTTAAATTA from Homalodisca vitripennis isolate AUS2020 chromosome 2, UT_GWSS_2.1, whole genome shotgun sequence encodes the following:
- the LOC124355736 gene encoding nose resistant to fluoxetine protein 6-like, coding for MPPIFPPVGGGSEVIFAVGPQSLQVEAITKKTLEDVFFLRHVGRKLNYIRPKYERLLHPIFLDHFGKLKLPIMARVTPTLAIVVLSLSTIGTHLSGGPMYNKYTYFIDRLCSYTWWAHLLHISNCVGFPLLCSGPSWYLAADFQMFVLSPLLLLPLFHQPKLGLLLLAGVYLVSTVVKTADAIIKQIHPDVFLSEGPRGDRRLSTAHMNTIYRAATFAIGLAVGYLILEVRSGKMKVNLSKPVVWLCWLLSLSFLVTTLWFSTLFIRPSYEDTPWLSAVYLGLIQRLWVLGAAWIVLACTMGYGGWLGKMLSWSGFVPLSRLSFGIYLFHMNIQSHHVFRMRQPFNMDAFDIVFHCVGDYVMSAGLATVLYLTVEAPCSRVINHLLWPTSQYARRAETPGDHQEKKKNT